In Candidatus Contubernalis alkalaceticus, the genomic window TGTTTTTAAAGGTACAAAAATTAACCAGGTGCTTCATAATAGAAACATCCTTTCGGAAAAAACATCCAATAAGATTATTTAACGGGAAATATTTTCAGATATTCTTTCTAATACATCCTCAAGACTGTCTCCCTTCACTGTAGGATAACGTTTGTCTATATCCTCTCGTATTTCTTGAACATTTCTTCCGTGCTGCAGCAGCACAAACATTCTTTTATAAATACCGTATGCTGTACTTACGTTCATTTTTCTCCCCCTTTCTTTTAATATTGTATTTGTATTGCCACCCAAAAAAAAACAGAGAAATACCATAATGAAATGGCACCTCTGGTTTTCCAGTCAGTACTATTTTTATTCTGTAAACTTAAACTTTGAATTATAATTTAATAGATTTTTTTAGCTCTTCAACCCTAATAGGCTGTTTATCCTGAATTATAACCTTTACTTCACCAAAATTAATATTACGTATTAAAAATATAAGATTTTTTTCCTTTTCACTTAAATCAATTTTAATAAAATTATTACGTTCCAAACCGCTCCCCCCGTAAAAATTTATTTAACTTAACCAAAATAACCTTAGTTCTTCAACGGAAGAACTAAGGTACACGAGACTAAACTTATACAAAGTCTATCACATACACCCCTCCTTTCCTGCGAAGAAGGTTACGTGTAATACAGCGGGTAGGTCTCCTGGCTTACAGATCGTAGCATGCTTCGGCCTTCCCGGAATTAAGTCCAGTGGCATTAAAGAAACAAACTCCCCGTTTACAGTGGCGCGACCGCCCAGGATTTACACCTGGTTCCCTGTTATTCTCCTAAAAATAATGAAGAAACACCCGAGCATATTATTTATTTTTTAATAGATTTCAAAAATCTTTCCTCTTAAGTTTAAAAAATTTTAAACAATTAATTTACCTATTATTCATTTTACCACAGGTTTATTATAAACACCATAACTTATTTCACCATTATCTTCTTGATCTTCTTACCATTTTATAACATTTGGACACAGGTTTCAATAATTTATTTTCACTTTTTTTCTACTTATTTATTCAATTGGGGCTACTTATTTATTTATATTATGGTATATTTGCCTGACATTTAACATCGCTGAAATGGTAACCACCCCGGTGACGGCGGGGATGTAGACATTTCCATCAAAATGATTAGCCATGCTGGGTTCGAAATAAATATTTTGCCCCGGCACCTCTTGCCCATACTAGTCTCGAACAACAGCCTAAAAAAGTATAGGGACTGTTCATTTCCAGCTTGGCACGGGTCTTTGACAGTTGAATAATGAACACATGTCTTAAAAGCCTTGAAAATAGGGCTTTTTTTATTGCAAATTTGTCAATTTTTCACCTATTTCTATTGAGTATTATTGAGTATTATGTTATAATATAAGGGATTGGGGGGTTAATATGAGATTGTCTATTTCGAAATCAAAAAATTCCACATCTCTTTACGTAATTAAATCAACTTATGAGAATGGTGTACATTCATCAAAGATTGTTGAAAAACTTGGAACAGTTAATGATTTGAGTAAAAAGTTAAACGGCCAGGATCCCATTGAATGGGCAAAGAAATACATAGCAGAGCTGAATCAAAAAGAGAAGGAAGAAAAGCTTGATGTGTTGGTAAAGTACTCACCTTCCAAGGTCATTACGAAAGATGAACAGCGCTCTTTTAACGGTGGTTATCTTTTTCTTCAACAAATATACTATCAACTTGGCCTTCACA contains:
- a CDS encoding DUF2292 domain-containing protein is translated as MERNNFIKIDLSEKEKNLIFLIRNINFGEVKVIIQDKQPIRVEELKKSIKL